TGTAAAACGCCCCCGAGAGGATCCCGGCTTTGGCGAAAAACACGACGCCGGCGAGAAGCGCGAGGACCGGCGACAGGGTGAGGACGTCCATTTTCAACAGGTCCTCGACCCAGAACAGCATCACGCTGCCGATCACCGTTCCCCCCCAGACGTGGGCGATCTGACGCTCCACCGCGGTCACCGGCCCGGCGCGGTGGCGCAGCGCCCAGAAGATCGGTGCCCACAGCGCCAGCCCCCCGCCCCAGAGCACGAGATACGGCCAGCGATCCTCGACGTGCTGCCAGGCGAGGACGTCGGTGACGATCGACAGCGCCAGCACCACCACCGAGTGCCACATCCACAGCAGGCCCCAGTTCTCGAGGACCACGGCATGGTGGGTCTCGCGGAACAGGCGGGCGGCGACGTCCGCCAGGCCGCCGCGCCGCGCCGCCACCGGATCGCCGGCGAGGAACGCCCGCAGGTCGGCGGCGAGGGCCCCGGCCGATGAATAGCGCAGGTCCTGCGGCTTCTGCAGGCTCTTGAGCGCGATCAGTTCGAGATCGCGGTCGACCTCCCGATGCAGCGAGCGCGGCACCGGCGGATCCGATTCGAGCACCGCCAGGAGCGTGTCCATCGACGTCCGCGCCTGGAAAGGCGGCCGGCCGGTGATCGACTGGTAGAGGATCGCCCCGAGGCTCCACACGTCGCTGGTCGGGCCGACGTCCCCGCGGCTCCCCGCCGCCTGTTCCGGGGCCATGTAGCAGGGGGTGCCGAGGATGGCACCGGTATGGGTCACCGAGGTGTCGTCCTCGAGTCGCTTGGCGAGCCCGAAATCCGAGACCCGCGGCTGGCCGTCGGCGCCGATGAGGATGTTCGACGGCTTGAGGTCGCGGTGGAGGATCCCGCGGACGTGGGCCGCTTCGACCGCCTCGGCGACGCGCAGCATGATCGCCGCCGTCTCGCGCGGTGGGAGCGGTCCGGCCGCGAGCTGGCGGGCGAGCGTCGTGCCGGCGACATACTCCATCGTGTAGTAGGGATGGCCGTCCCATTCGCCGACCTCGTAGACGGCGACGATCCCCGGATGGGCGATTCCGGCGGCCGCCTCGGCCTCGCTCCGGAACCGCGACAGGTCGGCACTCGTGGCACGCTCGCGGCTGAGCAGCATCTTCACGGCCACCGTCCGCGACAGGCTGCGCTGCGTCGCCCGGTATACCACTCCCATGCCGCCGCGGCCGATCTCCTCGTGGAGCTCGTAGTCGCCGAACGACGCCGGCAGCGCACTGACGCCGGGGTCGAACCGCGGCGATTCACCGCCGCCGCGCGACTCGGTCGGGGGCGATCCGGTTCCGCTTCCCGCGACGATCGTCGGCGGCGGGCGCAGACCTTCGCCGGGCGTGAAGATCGCCGACCGTTCGGCGACCGCGTCGGTGACGATCATCGCGCCGAACAGCTCGCGGAGCTGACCGGCGAGGTCGGGGTGTCGCGCCGCCAGCTCCTCGAGCCGCGTATGGGCCGATTCGCCGGACAGCATCGACAGCTCGTCGACGAGATCGACCAGCCGGGTCTCCTGCTCGTCCGACAGCGGAGTCTCGACGGCGCGGCGGGTGGCGGCGGAAGTCGTCGGCATGGCGGGGGCAAGGCGAGGAGAACAAATCTCGGTATCGTAGGCCGCCGCGGCCGGCTGTCCGGGACCGGTGCCACCCTCAGACGCCGCCGTCGAGGAGCACACGGAGGCGGCGCATCGCGCGCAGGTAGCGCATCCCCGCGGCGGGCTTGGACAGCCCCAGCGCCGTCGCCGCCTCGGCGGTGGAGAGGTGCTCGAAGTGGCGGAGGAGGACGATTTCCCGGTCCTGCTCGTCGAGTTGCTCGACGGCCGTGGCGAAGCGGCGCTCCAGCTCGTGCCAGGTGGCGGCGGCGGCCGGGGTCAACTCACGGTCGGCAACACCGCCGAGCAGGTCGCCGGTCGCCGAATCGCCATCGCCGGTCGCGGCCACCAGCGGCACCTCACGGTCGAGGCTGCGGGTCGCGGCGACCCGGTGGCGCCGGTGGGCGTCGATCAGCCGGTCGCGGGCCATGTGCCGCAGCCAGAGGTCGAAGGGCATGACCGGGTTGGCGAGATAGTCGCCGAGCCGACGGTTGGCCTCGAGGAGGACGTCCTGGACGATGTCGCTGGCGTCGACGCGCCGCTGCACGACGCGGTCCATCCGCCTGTCGATGAGGCGACGGATCGCGGCGCGGTGGCGTTCGAGGAGGCTGTTGAGCGCTTCGTCGTCACCGCGGCGGACCCGGTCGAGAAGGACCAGCGTCGGCCGGCCGTCGTCGCCGACCACCCCGTCCGCAGCATTCGAATTGGCCGACGTGCTCATCGGTGGACCAGTGTACCGCGGCGCGGCGCCGCGGGCGCCCGCTCCGAGGCTGCCGGTCACCAAATGTCAGCCCCGCCGAACCCGCCTGGAAGGACGGGGTTTTTTGACCACCCTGGAAACGTGATCCATAATCGCCGGCGGTCACGGGACGACCGCTTCCTGCACGGATCGCCCCTGTGACCTTGCCGATCGTGGCGATGCTGTCGATCAGCGGAACGGTGCCGGCGGGTTGCGCGCGGTCCGGGCGGGGGCGATGCCTGCTGCTGACCGTGCTCGCGGCAACGTCTGCCCTGGTCGCCGTCGGCCCGGCTGCGGTCGCTGCCGAACCGGCCCTGTTCGATGGCGGTGCTCCGGCCGGATGGCGGCCGTTGTCCCTGCCCTCCTCAACGGTCGAGTCGCCCGACTGGCCGGTCGCCCCCGAACCCCCTGCCCTTCCCGCGCCGCCGGCCCCGGCACCCGGCCTTCCGGCTCCGGCCATCGCGGTGCCCCCGGGAGGCGACCTGCTCGCCCGGGTCACGCAGCTTCACGCCGAGGGGCGCTGGGGTGAATTGGTCGGGGTCTGCGAGACGGCGGCCCGGGCCGCGAGCCTCCCTCCCCAGGTGGCCGAGCGCTACGACCTGGCGAAGATCCACTGCGACCTCGCCCGCCGTCACGGCGAACAGGCGTTTCGCCAGCGGATGGCGGGGCTGACGGAGGCCGAGGGGCGCCGGGTGACCCGCGAGGTCTTCACGCGGATCGCCTCGCACCATGTCGACGCCCCCGACTACCGGAAAATGGTGTTCCGCGGCTGCCGCGCCCTGGACGTCGCCATCGACGATCCGCTGTTCGTCTCGCTCCACGCCGCCCAGGCCACCCCCGAACGGCGCGCCCTGTACCGCGAGCAGGCGGCGCGGCTGCTGTCGGGGCGGGCGATCGACACGGCGGCCGAGGCCGAGACGGTCACGGCGTGGCTGGCGCGGATCGCCCACTCCACGCTGGGGATCCCGCCGGCGGTGACGCTGATGGAGTTCGCCGCGGCGGCCCTCGGGGCGCTCGACGAATACTCCGCCTTCCTCACGACCGGTCAGCTCGACGACCTCTACGCCCAGATCGAGGGCAACTTCGTCGGCCTCGGGGTCGAGCTCAAGTCCGCCGCCGACGGGTTGCTGATCGTCCACGTGATTCCGGGCAGCCCGGCGGCGCGGGCCGGATGCCGTCGCGGCGACCACATCGTCGCCGTCGACGGCCGCTCGCTGGCGGGGATGCACGTCGACGCCGCCGCCCAGCTCCTCCAGGGGCCGGAAGGCTCGGTGGTGACGCTGGCGGTCGCGCGGGGCGGCACCGCCGCGCAGGGGGTGGTGGTGCGGCGCGAGCAGGTCGAGGTGCCCAGCGTCGAGGACGTCAAGATCGTCGACCCCGCCGCCGGGATCGCCCACGTGCGGATCTCGTCGTTCCAGAAGACCACGGCCGCCGATCTCGAGCGGGCCCTGCGCCGCCTCGACGCCGCCGGGATGCGCGCCCTCGTGATCGATCTCCGCGGCAATCCCGGCGGGCTGTTGTCGGCGGCCGTCGACGTCGCCGACCTGTTCCTCGACCGGGGCCTCGTGGTGGCGACGCGCGGCCGCAGCCCCGAGGAGGATTTCAACTACACCGCGACCCGCTCGGGCACCTGGCGGATGCCGCTGGTGGTGCTCATCGACGGCGACTCGGCCAGTTCGTCGGAGATCCTCGCCGGTGCGATCCGCGACCATGGCCGGGGCACGCTGGTCGGTGCGCGGAGCTTCGGCAAAGGCTCGATCCAGGGAATCTTCCCGCTCGAGGTCGCCGGCGTCGGGATGCGGCTGACCACGGCGCGTTTCTTCTCCCCGACCGGCCAGCCCTACGCCCGTGTCGGCGTCCAGCCGCACGTCGAGGTGCGGTCGGCGGCGCGGCCCGTGAGCGGTGGCGACGTCGAGTCGCCGGCCGGCGAGCAGGCGATCGACGGCTGGCTCGAGGCGGCGCTGGCCGTCGCCCGCCGGTCCGTCGAGACGATGCCGCCACGGGCCCAGGCGGCCCGCTGAACCCGCCCTCCCCGCCGCGGCGGGAGCCCCCTTGCGGTGCTTGAACAACCGCCCGACGGCGGCTAGTCTCCCCATGCCGAATTGTCCGATCCCCGCGCCGTGCGAACTTCTTCTGGCGACGGTACGGGATCCGGGTAGCGGTTCGTCGTCCCGGCCCTCCGGTGCGGCGGGCGTTTGTGTCGCGCAGTCGTCGGTTCGCGCCGGGCGGGGCGCGAACTGCCGGGCGGCGCTTGCTCGGAACCCTGTCGAGTCTCCACGCCTTCGCGGCGACGTTCGCACCGCACTGGGGTACGGAACCGGGTGGAGAGATGCTCTCCGCCGTCCGTGCCGCGGTCGGCCGTCGGCCGTGCCACAGCCATCCCCCTCGCCGTCGTCGCCGGGCTCGATGTCCCGGCGCGGCCCCGCCACAAAAGGAACGCCCCGATGACCACCGCCCGTGCCAGCGCGATCGCCGCCATCAACAACTACCAGCCGAGCGGTCAGTCGTGGAACTTCCGCGAGACGCCGACGAGCGAGCTGTTCGGTGCCAACGTGTTCAACGACGCGGTGATGAAAGCGCGCCTGCCGAAGAGCGTCTACAAGGCGATGCAGGCGACGATCAAGCAGGGCAAGCCGCTTGATCCGGGGATCGCCGACGCGGTGGCGCTGGCGATGAAAGACTGGGCGATCGAGAAGGGGGCGACCCACTACGCCCACGTCTTCTACCCGCTCACCGGGCTGACGGCGGAGAAGCACGACAGCTTCCTCTCCCCCACCGGCGACGGCCAGGCGATCGCGGAGTTCTCCGGCAAGGAGCTCTGCCAGGGCGAGCCCGACGCCTCGAGCTTCCCCTCCGGCGGTCTCCGGGCCACGTTCGAGGCGCGGGGCTACACCGCCTGGGATCCGACCAGCCCCGCCTACATCCTCGACAACCCCAACGGCACCACGCTCTGCATCCCGACGGCGTTCTGCTCGTGGACGGGGGAGGCGCTCGACAAGAAGACGCCGCTGCTCCGCAGCATGCAGGCGATCGACAAGCAGGCGCGGCGGGTGTTGGCTTTGTTTGGCCACACCGACATCGGCCAGGTGTCGGCCTCGGCCGGGCCGGAACAGGAATACTTCCTCATCGACCGCAACCTGTTCTTCGCCCGTCCCGATCTGATGATGACCGGGCGGACGCTGTTCGGCGCCAAGCCGCCCAAGGGGCAGGAGTTCGAGGACCAGTACTTCGGCGCGATCCCCGAGCGCGTCCTCGCCTTCATGCTCGACACGGAGCGCGAGCTGTACAAGCTCGGCGTCCCGGTGAAGACCCGGCACAACGAAGTCGCGCCGAGCCAATACGAGATCGCCCCGGTCTATGAAAACGCCAACATCGCCACCGACCACCAGCAGTCGATCATGCAGATGCTGCAGCGGATGGCGCAGAAGTACGGCATGACCTGCCTGCTCCACGAGAAGCCGTTCGCCGGAATCAACGGCTCGGGCAAGCACGTCAACTGGTCGATCGGCTGCCGGCTGGGCAACCTCCTCGAGCCCGGTGAGACGCCCCATGCCAACATGCAGTTCCTCGTGTTCTGCGCGGCGGTGATCCGCGCCGTCCACCTCCACGCCGACATCCTCCGCGCGGTCGTCGCCTTCAGCGGCAACGACCACCGCCTCGGGGCCAACGAGGCCCCCCCGGCGATCATCTCGATCTTCCTCGGCGAGCAGCTCGCCGACGTGTTCGCGCAGATCGAGAAGGGGAAGGCGACGACCAGCAAGTCGTCGGGCACGCTGACAGTCGGGGTCGACACCCTGCCGCCGCTGCCGAAGCACGCCGGCGACCGCAACCGGACCAGTCCGTTCGCCTTCACCGGCAACAAGTTCGAGTTCCGCGCGGTCGGTTCGAGCCAGTCGATCGCCGGCCCGCTCGTGGCCCTCAACACCATCGTCGCCGAGAGTCTCGACTTCATCGCCACCGAGCTGGAGAAGGCGACCGGCGGCGACGTCAAGAAGCTCCCCGGCGCCGTCGAGAAGCTGCTCCAGGAGATCGTCGCCAAGCACAAGGCGGTGATCTTCAACGGCAACGGCTACGCGCAGGAATGGCACGAGGAGGCGGCCAAGCGCGGGCTGCCCAACCTCCGCGCCACCCCCGAGGCGCTCGACGTCCTCGTGGCCCCGAAGAACATCGCCCTGTTCGAGAAGTACGGCGTCCT
This portion of the Planctomycetota bacterium genome encodes:
- a CDS encoding serine/threonine protein kinase, with the translated sequence MPTTSAATRRAVETPLSDEQETRLVDLVDELSMLSGESAHTRLEELAARHPDLAGQLRELFGAMIVTDAVAERSAIFTPGEGLRPPPTIVAGSGTGSPPTESRGGGESPRFDPGVSALPASFGDYELHEEIGRGGMGVVYRATQRSLSRTVAVKMLLSRERATSADLSRFRSEAEAAAGIAHPGIVAVYEVGEWDGHPYYTMEYVAGTTLARQLAAGPLPPRETAAIMLRVAEAVEAAHVRGILHRDLKPSNILIGADGQPRVSDFGLAKRLEDDTSVTHTGAILGTPCYMAPEQAAGSRGDVGPTSDVWSLGAILYQSITGRPPFQARTSMDTLLAVLESDPPVPRSLHREVDRDLELIALKSLQKPQDLRYSSAGALAADLRAFLAGDPVAARRGGLADVAARLFRETHHAVVLENWGLLWMWHSVVVLALSIVTDVLAWQHVEDRWPYLVLWGGGLALWAPIFWALRHRAGPVTAVERQIAHVWGGTVIGSVMLFWVEDLLKMDVLTLSPVLALLAGVVFFAKAGILSGAFYIQAAVLFATALVMCRLPDYQHIIFGTVSGLCFFLPGLKYFRQRLRGE
- a CDS encoding sigma-70 family RNA polymerase sigma factor, coding for MSTSANSNAADGVVGDDGRPTLVLLDRVRRGDDEALNSLLERHRAAIRRLIDRRMDRVVQRRVDASDIVQDVLLEANRRLGDYLANPVMPFDLWLRHMARDRLIDAHRRHRVAATRSLDREVPLVAATGDGDSATGDLLGGVADRELTPAAAATWHELERRFATAVEQLDEQDREIVLLRHFEHLSTAEAATALGLSKPAAGMRYLRAMRRLRVLLDGGV
- a CDS encoding S41 family peptidase, encoding MTLPIVAMLSISGTVPAGCARSGRGRCLLLTVLAATSALVAVGPAAVAAEPALFDGGAPAGWRPLSLPSSTVESPDWPVAPEPPALPAPPAPAPGLPAPAIAVPPGGDLLARVTQLHAEGRWGELVGVCETAARAASLPPQVAERYDLAKIHCDLARRHGEQAFRQRMAGLTEAEGRRVTREVFTRIASHHVDAPDYRKMVFRGCRALDVAIDDPLFVSLHAAQATPERRALYREQAARLLSGRAIDTAAEAETVTAWLARIAHSTLGIPPAVTLMEFAAAALGALDEYSAFLTTGQLDDLYAQIEGNFVGLGVELKSAADGLLIVHVIPGSPAARAGCRRGDHIVAVDGRSLAGMHVDAAAQLLQGPEGSVVTLAVARGGTAAQGVVVRREQVEVPSVEDVKIVDPAAGIAHVRISSFQKTTAADLERALRRLDAAGMRALVIDLRGNPGGLLSAAVDVADLFLDRGLVVATRGRSPEEDFNYTATRSGTWRMPLVVLIDGDSASSSEILAGAIRDHGRGTLVGARSFGKGSIQGIFPLEVAGVGMRLTTARFFSPTGQPYARVGVQPHVEVRSAARPVSGGDVESPAGEQAIDGWLEAALAVARRSVETMPPRAQAAR
- a CDS encoding glutamine synthetase type III, with translation MTTARASAIAAINNYQPSGQSWNFRETPTSELFGANVFNDAVMKARLPKSVYKAMQATIKQGKPLDPGIADAVALAMKDWAIEKGATHYAHVFYPLTGLTAEKHDSFLSPTGDGQAIAEFSGKELCQGEPDASSFPSGGLRATFEARGYTAWDPTSPAYILDNPNGTTLCIPTAFCSWTGEALDKKTPLLRSMQAIDKQARRVLALFGHTDIGQVSASAGPEQEYFLIDRNLFFARPDLMMTGRTLFGAKPPKGQEFEDQYFGAIPERVLAFMLDTERELYKLGVPVKTRHNEVAPSQYEIAPVYENANIATDHQQSIMQMLQRMAQKYGMTCLLHEKPFAGINGSGKHVNWSIGCRLGNLLEPGETPHANMQFLVFCAAVIRAVHLHADILRAVVAFSGNDHRLGANEAPPAIISIFLGEQLADVFAQIEKGKATTSKSSGTLTVGVDTLPPLPKHAGDRNRTSPFAFTGNKFEFRAVGSSQSIAGPLVALNTIVAESLDFIATELEKATGGDVKKLPGAVEKLLQEIVAKHKAVIFNGNGYAQEWHEEAAKRGLPNLRATPEALDVLVAPKNIALFEKYGVLSEREMRSRYDIYMERYCKDINTEAQSALQIARTLILPAGYRYQGELVDTASKLKTLGAPVHMGTLEKLTGLVGEFEKRIEGLEKALGHHGAADLRAEVKHFNADVIPAMNALREIADQIETILPDDLWPLPTYRELLFIK